The Saprospiraceae bacterium genomic interval TACCCCGAATCGCCCTCTGTCGAAACTACCATGCTGGATCAGTTCGCGCACAATTTTAGTCATGAGGTTGGATGGGATCGCAAACGAATAACCGGTATAGTATCCGGTTTTACTGGCAATCGCCGAATTGATACCAACCAGCCGGCCATTCACATCGACCAGTGCGCCTCCACTATTTCCGGGATTTACTACGGCGTCTGTTTGGATGAATTCTTCAATGCCAGCTCCTGAAGAATACCGATTTCTTTGGAATGGATTGTAATATTGGTTGTCCTGATTGTCTAATAAATTCAAATCTCTCCCCTTGGCACTAACGATTCCGGCGGTAACAGTGGAAGTCAGATAACCAAATGGATTTCCGACGGCCAATACCCATTCGCCTACTTTGAGTTCATCTGAATTAGCAATGGGAAGTACGGGCAAATTATCAGCTTCTACTTTTAAAACGGCCAGATCGGTTCTGGGATCTGTACCGATTTTCTTAGCGGCTAATTTTCTGCCGTCTTCTAAAATCACTTCAATATCATCTGCAAATTCAACAACGTGGTTGTTGGTGACGATGTATCCATCCTGTGAGTAAATAACTCCGCTGCCTGAGCCTTTTTTCTGCTGGTAGGGCATTCCAAATCCAAAAGATCTCAAATCGAAGTCGCGAAATAAGGGATGATTTAAAAACGGATCGGTTTCCTCCATTTTTTGTCTGGCCAGTTTTTCGCTTTCCTGCGCATTGATTTGGACTACAGAGTTTAAGGCTTTTTCAGCAGCCATCGAGAAATCGGGACCCGTTGTCGGGTAGTGAAGCGAACTAACTGATTGCGCGATGGGAGTATTTTCCGGTCTTGCAATGTTATTGTTTTGATACCATAAAAAACCACCCATAACGAGCATCCCACCTACGATTCCGGATAACACAGGTTTCAAATGATTTTTCATATGCAATTTGTTTTTAGTATTTAAACATTCAAACGCTAAATTATAAAGAGAGATTTTGCATGGAATTGCTTTAACTTGGATTTAACGAGTATCTTTTATATGGCTTTTCAGGATTTTTCCAATCAGAGCCCGGCTTTCGTTAATAGGGCTGCTCTTTTGACTATCTATGTATAGAAATTCTTTTTCCAACATTTATTACACTAACAGCATAAACAAGGCCTACTTTATCTAAGATCCCGGAGGGATCTGACACCGTTCCCGGGAAGTCAAAAGTGAACGGCGACCACAACAAATGAATTCTTTTTCCAACATTTAAAAGACTAAAAGCCTAAACAAGGCCTACTTTATCCAAGATCCCGGAGGGATCAGACACCGTTCAATTCCCCTTCAAACCCCGATCCCGGAGGGATCAGACACCGTTAACGAGATGACTAAAATGAAACGTCAAGCAAAGCAACGGAATTTTTTTCCAACATTTAAAACACTAACAGCATAAACAAGGCCTACTTTATCCCCGATCCCGGAGGGATCTGACACCGTTCAATTCCCCTTCAATCCCCGATCCCGGAGGGATCAAACACCGTTAACGAGATGGCTAAAGAACACGTCGACCACAGCGTGGTCGGATACTTCCCGAACCTCATCACTACTCATCGAATGAGATAAGTACCCCCACACCCCTGATTCCAGGCAGCAAAAGAATAAGTGGTTAAATACACAGCAACATTTTTATTGTGAATTCTATTTGAAATCAATGGTTTTACGAAGTTTATAAAGATGATTCGATTAAAACCCTGCCTTTCGATCATAAGGCTGCCACGTTGAAGATATCTATATAGAAGAGGAATTTTTTTCCAACATTTAAAAGACTAACAGCATAAACAAGGCCTACTTTATCCCCGATCCCGGAGGGATCAGACAGGCTTCAAAGCTTCCTCATTTTCGGTTCGACCTTTCTACCGGAACCAAAACATATAATATTTTTTTATAATTTGTAAATTATTGTAATTTTGCATTTATTCTCATATAAAATTTTAGAAATGAAAGATACCGTTAAAATATTGCTCTACGTGCTCCTGGTTCTTTTAGTGGGCGCGATTGTTTTCATGATCTACAAAAGAAGTCAGGCACCAGCTGAAGATATTTTGCCTGCCGCTGAAATGGCAGACAGCCTGTTTATGGACCAACACCACGCGCCCGGCACGGCCTTGACGGGTGAAGACAGCATGATCCTCGATTTGACGGGACAGTTGCCATCTCAGGTGGGAGCACCAGCAGAAAGCCAAACACCGGAACCCGCGCCACAATCGGGAACTGGAGTGGACTATACACAAAAAGAAGTAAAAACCGAACCACAGGCAGCAGTCAACACCGACCCGAAAGCCCAGAAAGTCGCTGATAAGCCTGCGACGACGGAAACCAAAACCAAAGCCGAAGAAAAAACAAAATCATCTGCGACTTCTACAAAAGCTGCATCGAAGCCTGCAGCATCCAAACCGGAGACCAGTAAGTCCAAAGCAAGTGCTGCCGGATTTTATGTGGTATGCGGTAGTTTCATCAAGGGAGAAAATGCAGACGACCAGGTGAAGAAGCTCAAGAAGATGGGTTATTCAGGCGCGCACCGGAAGGTCTTTGGTTCATCTGAATATTACTCGGCGGTAGCCGGATCTTACAATTCGAGAGCAGAAGCCGAGAAGATCGTGGCAAAACTCGAAAGCAAGGGAGAAAAAGCATTTTTAAAAGCGAAATAAAACTGCATTCATGTGTGGCCGGGGTTCGCTCACGCGTGTCGAATCTGAACTCGAAGAACGGTTTGATGCGACTTTTTATTCCGAAGATCTCGAGCGCTACAATCCGCTACCCAGCTTTAATATTGCACCAACCCACTGGCATCCCGTGGTACCGATGTCGGATAAACAACATTTTCGATATTTCAAATGGGGATTGATTCCGTTTTGGGCCAAGGAAGCATCGATAGGTTCGAAGATGATCAATGCAAGAGCCGAGACCCTGGATGAAAAGCCCAGTTTCAAAACAGCCCTGCAAAAACGAAGATGCCTCGTGCCCATGGATGGATTTTACGAATGGAAAAAAGATGCATCCGGTAAAAGACATCCTTACCGGATCTGTCGCAAAGACCGCGATGTTTTTTTCATGGCCGGACTTTTTGACCAGTGGAAGAATCCCGAAGGAATTCTCATTCCGAGTTTTACGATCATTACCTGTGCTGCAAATGAAATGATGAAGCCACTTCACGACCGCATGCCGGTGATGTTGTTGCCCGAAGAGGAAAAGCTTTGGCTGGAAGAACAATGGAGTATGGATCAGCTCCATGCCTTCTTAAAACCTTTTCCCGATGAATGGATGGAGGCCTATCCGGTGTCGGAGCGGGTGAACAATGTAAGGAATAATGATTCTGATCTTGTAATTTGTCAAAATATTGACTGAATAAAACATTGGATTTTTATTTTATAAGATTATTTTATCTTAAATTAACAATGATTCCTGAATTTACCTTTATAATCTGAAAAGCCTCCCAAATAAGTTCTTAAAAGTTAATTAAGAATAATATTTTATACATTAAAAAAAATTATATAAATAATAGTATTATGTGAACGAGATGTTTTTACTATATTTGGCTGCTTCTTTCGATTGAAGGAAGGGCAATTTTTCCAAACCTAAACAAATCAAGATGAATACCAGGTCTTTATTCCAATTTTTAATTGTTGTATTTTTATTTGGAGCCCTAAACTTAGAGGCGCAAACTCAAGGTCAGTCAGAAGTGATTCAGGATTGGTCCAAAATGCATGACAGCCATCCGGATCTCGATATCTATTCAAGTTTGGTCCAATGCGATGGCAAATTGACATTCCTTCTTAAAATTAAGAACAATAGCACGATTGCTAAACAAGCGAGATTCAGGCTTGATGTTTTTAATAACTCAACGGGTCAGAAAATTTCAACGCAAATATCATCTTTGATTGAATCATTAGTTGAAATTCAGGCAATTTGTGGCGAAAGCGATCATTCCAATCTGCAAATCGAATTGCCCGAGGGATTTGATCCAAAATCTCTTTATTCAGCAATTACATTTTAATTTCATCAATTCCATACATCATGAAAAAACTAACACAAATCTTTATACTTCTTTTTATCGTTGGAGTAATTGGACAACTAAATGCTGTCCCAACTCCTCCAGCGGGCTATAAAATTCGTAAAGCGGCTTCAGGAGGTCCTCTTGCTGGACAAACCTTGTTTGGCATCGTGGTAGACCCGAACACAGCTGATGTTTATGTAGCAGGCGTAAGTGCTTTCATTGGAGGAAATTTTAATCTCTATAAAATTACTCCTTCCGGTACTGTCA includes:
- a CDS encoding trypsin-like peptidase domain-containing protein codes for the protein MKNHLKPVLSGIVGGMLVMGGFLWYQNNNIARPENTPIAQSVSSLHYPTTGPDFSMAAEKALNSVVQINAQESEKLARQKMEETDPFLNHPLFRDFDLRSFGFGMPYQQKKGSGSGVIYSQDGYIVTNNHVVEFADDIEVILEDGRKLAAKKIGTDPRTDLAVLKVEADNLPVLPIANSDELKVGEWVLAVGNPFGYLTSTVTAGIVSAKGRDLNLLDNQDNQYYNPFQRNRYSSGAGIEEFIQTDAVVNPGNSGGALVDVNGRLVGINSAIASKTGYYTGYSFAIPSNLMTKIVRELIQHGSFDRGRFGVGVVPIDEELKKELNLNADYGVLITELEDKGSAKYAGLLPNDVIIEVNNKSIKTVEELQKVVALSKVGETLYTKVIRNGQIKEIPVKIRKMI
- a CDS encoding SPOR domain-containing protein, with translation MHLFSYKILEMKDTVKILLYVLLVLLVGAIVFMIYKRSQAPAEDILPAAEMADSLFMDQHHAPGTALTGEDSMILDLTGQLPSQVGAPAESQTPEPAPQSGTGVDYTQKEVKTEPQAAVNTDPKAQKVADKPATTETKTKAEEKTKSSATSTKAASKPAASKPETSKSKASAAGFYVVCGSFIKGENADDQVKKLKKMGYSGAHRKVFGSSEYYSAVAGSYNSRAEAEKIVAKLESKGEKAFLKAK
- a CDS encoding SOS response-associated peptidase, whose protein sequence is MCGRGSLTRVESELEERFDATFYSEDLERYNPLPSFNIAPTHWHPVVPMSDKQHFRYFKWGLIPFWAKEASIGSKMINARAETLDEKPSFKTALQKRRCLVPMDGFYEWKKDASGKRHPYRICRKDRDVFFMAGLFDQWKNPEGILIPSFTIITCAANEMMKPLHDRMPVMLLPEEEKLWLEEQWSMDQLHAFLKPFPDEWMEAYPVSERVNNVRNNDSDLVICQNID